One segment of Capricornis sumatraensis isolate serow.1 chromosome 23, serow.2, whole genome shotgun sequence DNA contains the following:
- the SFXN3 gene encoding sideroflexin-3 has translation MGELPLDINIQEPRWDQSTFLGRARHFFTVTDPRNLLLSGAQLEASRNIVQNYRAGVIMPGLTEDQLWRAKYVYDSAFHPDTGEKVVLIGRMSAQVPMNMTITGCMLIFYRQTPTVVFWQWLNQSFNAVVNYSNRSGDTPITVGQLGTAYVSATTGAVATALGLKSLTKHLPPLVGRFVPFAAVAAANCINIPLMRQRELQVGIPVTSEQGQRLGYSVAAAKQGIFQVVISRICMAIPAMAIPPVIMDTLEKKDFLKRRPWLGAPLQMGLVGFCLVFATPLCCALFPQRSSIHVNRLEPELRAQIQEQNPSIEVVYYNKGL, from the exons ATGGGTGAGTTGCCTTTAGATATCAATATCCAGGAACCTCGCTGGGACCAAAGCACTTTCCTAGGCAGAGCCCGGCACTTCTTCACCGTGACGGACCCCCGAAATCTGCTGTTGTCTGGGGCACAGCTGGAAGCTTCCCGGAACATCGTGCAGAACTACAG GGCTGGCGTGATAATGCCAGGGCTCACCGAGGACCAGCTGTGGAGGGCCAAGTACGTGTACGACTCTGCCTTCCATCCAGACACAGGAGAAAAGGTGGTCCTGATTGGCCGCATGTCAGCGCAGGTGCCCATGAACATGACCATCACCGGCTGCATGCTCATCTTCTACAGGCAG ACCCCAACCGTGGTGTTCTGGCAGTGGCTGAATCAGTCCTTCAACGCCGTCGTGAACTACTCCAACCGCAGCGGTGACACTCCCATCACTGTAGG GCAGCTGGGAACGGCGTACGTGAGTGCCACCACCGGGGCTGTGGCCACAGCCCTGGGACTCAAATCCCTGACCAAG CATCTTCCCCCACTGGTTGGCAGATTTGTGCCCTTTGCAGCTGTTGCAGCTGCCAACTGCATCAACATCCCCCTGATGAGGCAAAG GGAGCTGCAGGTGGGCATCCCAGTGACCAGTGAACAGGGTCAGAGGCTTGGCTATTCTGTGGCTGCAGCCAAGCAAGGAATCTTCCAGGTGGTGATATCAAGAATCTGCATGGCGATTCCTGCCATGG CTATTCCCCCGGTGATCATggacaccctggagaagaaagactTCTTGAAG CGCCGCCCCTGGCTGGGGGCCCCGCTGCAGAtgggcctggtgggcttctg CCTGGTATTTGCCACTCCCCTGTGCTGTGCCCTGTTCCCCCAGAGAAG